In Kitasatospora gansuensis, a genomic segment contains:
- a CDS encoding alpha/beta hydrolase, which yields MGLTSHALLLLAVVTALLLAVGTVWFWPRFAAPTWRAVLGRIGALLATQLSVLCLLGLLANNYFAFYSSWDDLLGTGESGPVSVAGQQGVPSPGGSAPASASAAASVAEPPVQPVQPVQRLGRAEVDSGGRGREPSRVGEIQEIRIPGPSTGLSTDGYVYLPPQYFQAEYADRKFPALIVLTGFPGDAKNLITRLNYPGAALGLIASGRMQPTVLVLMRPSPALPADSECEDIPGGVRSETYFAKDVPRVLAASYRISTGPKAWGMIGNSTGGYCALKLTMRHPEVFPAGVSVSGYYRAAEDVSTGDLFKGSEQRRNEADLMWRLRSLPGPPVAVMLAGSREGDGDYQRDTDAFEAAVRPPMTVATASVPTGGHNFQTWSRLLPPALEFLSQHLVP from the coding sequence ATGGGGCTGACAAGCCACGCGCTGCTGCTCCTGGCGGTGGTCACGGCGCTGCTGCTCGCGGTCGGCACGGTCTGGTTCTGGCCCCGGTTCGCCGCGCCGACCTGGCGGGCGGTGCTCGGCCGGATCGGCGCGCTGCTCGCCACCCAGCTCTCGGTGCTCTGCTTGCTCGGCCTGCTGGCCAACAACTACTTCGCCTTCTACAGCAGTTGGGACGACCTGCTGGGGACGGGGGAGAGCGGCCCGGTGAGCGTGGCCGGGCAGCAGGGCGTGCCGAGTCCCGGTGGGTCGGCGCCGGCGTCGGCTTCGGCGGCCGCTTCGGTCGCGGAGCCGCCGGTGCAGCCGGTGCAGCCGGTGCAGCGGCTCGGCCGGGCCGAGGTGGACAGCGGCGGCCGGGGCCGCGAGCCGAGCCGGGTCGGTGAGATCCAGGAGATCCGGATCCCCGGCCCGTCCACCGGGCTGAGCACCGACGGCTACGTCTACCTGCCGCCGCAGTACTTCCAGGCCGAGTACGCCGACCGGAAGTTCCCCGCGCTGATCGTGCTGACCGGCTTCCCCGGGGACGCCAAGAACCTGATCACCCGGCTCAACTACCCCGGCGCGGCCCTGGGGTTGATCGCCAGTGGGCGGATGCAGCCGACCGTCCTGGTGCTGATGCGGCCGTCCCCGGCGCTGCCCGCCGACAGCGAGTGCGAGGACATCCCGGGCGGCGTGCGGTCGGAGACGTACTTCGCCAAGGACGTCCCCCGGGTGCTCGCCGCCTCCTACCGGATCTCCACCGGGCCGAAGGCCTGGGGCATGATCGGCAACTCGACCGGCGGGTACTGCGCGCTCAAGCTGACCATGCGTCACCCCGAGGTCTTCCCGGCGGGGGTCTCCGTCTCGGGCTACTACCGGGCTGCCGAGGACGTCTCCACCGGCGACCTGTTCAAGGGCAGCGAGCAGCGCCGGAACGAGGCCGACCTGATGTGGCGGCTGAGGTCGCTCCCCGGGCCGCCGGTCGCGGTGATGCTGGCGGGGAGCCGGGAGGGGGACGGCGACTACCAGCGCGACACCGACGCCTTCGAGGCGGCCGTCCGCCCGCCGATGACGGTCGCCACCGCCTCGGTGCCCACCGGCGGCCACAACTTCCAGACCTGGAGCAGGCTGCTGCCGCCCGCGCTGGAGTTCCTGTCCCAGCACTTGGTGCCCTGA
- a CDS encoding baeRF3 domain-containing protein has product MEADDLTAEALRELRAPRAYPALSLTLPTHRREPDNAQDPVRLRNVLAEAEHRIDADPDIARQARIDLKARLAKAAAEVDLRHAEEGLVLFATTAEHQIWTLPREVPERVVLSDTFLTRNLVAAKAQFRPYWVLVVAGDRATLWSGVGESLTEHVTDGFPAEPEALEWDVQREERVGDQPSTFRDEETKRFLRTVDTALGDLLGADPRPLYLVGLPQAVGLLEEVGSATKGAAGRVLSGGLVNGPDRLLREELRPARAAYAEQEADRVAGLLDEARGRKTFAAGLDEVWEAARESRVSLVAVEEHYQQTVRLTEGHLAAVGAEAVAEPGSWERGVREDIVDELVEAALDQGAEVVFLPDGTLTDHDRIAAVLRY; this is encoded by the coding sequence ATGGAAGCCGACGACCTGACAGCCGAGGCCCTGCGCGAACTGCGGGCACCGCGTGCCTACCCGGCACTGTCGCTCACCCTGCCGACCCACCGTCGGGAGCCCGACAACGCGCAGGACCCGGTCCGGCTGCGCAACGTGCTGGCCGAGGCCGAGCACCGGATCGACGCCGACCCGGACATCGCGCGGCAGGCCAGGATCGACCTCAAGGCCCGGCTGGCGAAGGCCGCGGCGGAGGTCGACCTGCGGCACGCGGAGGAGGGGCTGGTGCTGTTCGCGACCACCGCCGAGCACCAGATCTGGACGCTGCCCCGCGAGGTGCCGGAGCGGGTCGTGCTCAGCGACACCTTCCTGACCCGCAACCTGGTCGCGGCCAAGGCGCAGTTCCGGCCGTACTGGGTGCTGGTGGTCGCGGGCGACCGCGCCACGCTCTGGAGCGGGGTGGGCGAGTCGCTCACCGAGCACGTGACCGACGGCTTCCCGGCCGAACCCGAGGCGCTGGAGTGGGACGTCCAGCGCGAGGAACGGGTCGGCGACCAGCCCAGCACCTTCCGGGACGAGGAGACCAAGCGCTTCCTGCGTACGGTCGACACCGCCCTCGGGGACCTGCTCGGCGCCGACCCCCGGCCGCTCTACCTGGTCGGCCTGCCGCAGGCGGTCGGCCTGCTGGAGGAGGTCGGCTCGGCCACCAAGGGCGCAGCCGGCCGGGTGCTCAGCGGCGGGCTGGTGAACGGGCCCGACCGGCTGCTGCGCGAGGAGCTGCGCCCGGCCCGCGCCGCGTACGCCGAGCAGGAGGCCGACCGGGTGGCCGGGCTGCTGGACGAGGCGCGCGGCCGGAAGACCTTCGCGGCCGGTCTGGACGAGGTCTGGGAGGCGGCCCGGGAGAGCAGGGTGAGCCTGGTCGCGGTCGAGGAGCACTACCAGCAGACCGTCCGGCTGACCGAGGGTCACCTCGCGGCGGTGGGTGCCGAGGCGGTGGCCGAGCCGGGCAGCTGGGAGCGCGGAGTGCGCGAGGACATCGTCGACGAGCTGGTCGAAGCCGCGCTGGACCAGGGCGCCGAAGTGGTCTTCCTGCCCGACGGGACGCTGACCGACCACGACCGGATCGCGGCGGTGCTGCGCTACTGA
- a CDS encoding alpha/beta hydrolase, with protein MAEEPEARQSRPVRVVRRVPSWGALTGAVICYCLSFTPSLIPRAWWLQAAAGAITAVFGYGIGAFLQWLLWRCGVRVRGRVRRWAWLVLTAVGAAAVVFVTAWSVRWQGDLRRAVGLDPRVSWWQWALVLPVALLLAALLVLIARLVRLGTRMIARQFGRVIPPWAAATGAVLVAAVLVVGLVQGFLLRGLLNVAESAASLTDRSTSPGIVRPTLATLSGSPASLEDWDSLGAKGRDFIGQATTAGQITAFSGQPAKDPVRVYVGLRSADTLAHRAALAVAELDRTGGFTRQVLVIVSTTGSGWVNEQIATPPEYLYGGDSALVAMQYSYLPSWISFLTEGEASDAGAALIDAVHAHWSTLPADHRPKLLVAGESLGSYATERAYPDGIAGLASRTDGALLVGPTPDNPIRRDVTDGRDRGSPVWRPLYQDGRTVRFAQTPADLDLPGGPWDRPRVVYLQNGSDPVTWWEPSLIWRRPQWLEQPRAADVSPTMRWYPLVTFWQVTCDLAVSNDVPAGYGHRFGTLPVYAWARIAPPPGWTDADSARLDARLRAGS; from the coding sequence GTGGCCGAAGAACCGGAAGCCCGGCAGTCCCGCCCCGTGCGGGTGGTCCGCCGGGTGCCCTCCTGGGGGGCGCTGACCGGCGCGGTGATCTGCTACTGCCTGTCCTTCACGCCCTCGCTGATCCCGCGGGCCTGGTGGCTGCAGGCCGCGGCCGGGGCGATCACGGCCGTGTTCGGCTACGGGATCGGCGCCTTCCTGCAGTGGCTGCTGTGGCGTTGCGGCGTCAGGGTCCGGGGCCGGGTGCGCCGTTGGGCCTGGCTCGTGCTGACCGCGGTGGGCGCGGCGGCGGTCGTCTTCGTGACCGCCTGGAGCGTGCGCTGGCAGGGCGACCTGCGGCGCGCGGTCGGCCTGGACCCGCGGGTCAGCTGGTGGCAGTGGGCGCTGGTGCTGCCGGTGGCCCTGCTGCTGGCCGCGCTGCTGGTGCTGATCGCCCGGCTGGTCCGGCTGGGCACCCGGATGATCGCCCGTCAGTTCGGCCGGGTGATCCCGCCCTGGGCCGCGGCCACCGGCGCGGTGCTGGTGGCCGCGGTGCTGGTGGTCGGGCTGGTACAGGGCTTCCTGCTGCGCGGCCTGCTCAACGTCGCGGAGAGCGCGGCGAGCCTGACCGACCGGTCCACCTCGCCCGGGATCGTCCGGCCCACGCTGGCCACCCTGTCGGGCAGCCCGGCCTCGCTGGAGGACTGGGACAGCCTCGGCGCCAAGGGCCGGGACTTCATCGGCCAGGCCACCACCGCGGGTCAGATCACCGCCTTCTCCGGGCAGCCCGCCAAGGACCCGGTCCGGGTCTACGTGGGCCTGCGCTCCGCCGACACCCTGGCGCACCGCGCCGCGCTGGCCGTCGCCGAGCTGGACCGCACCGGCGGCTTCACCCGCCAGGTGCTGGTGATCGTCAGCACCACCGGCAGCGGCTGGGTGAACGAGCAGATCGCCACCCCGCCGGAGTACCTGTACGGCGGCGACAGTGCCCTGGTGGCGATGCAGTACTCCTATCTGCCGAGCTGGATCTCCTTCCTGACGGAGGGTGAGGCCTCGGACGCGGGCGCGGCACTGATCGACGCCGTGCACGCCCACTGGTCCACCCTGCCGGCCGACCACCGGCCCAAGCTGCTGGTGGCGGGCGAGAGCCTGGGCTCGTACGCCACCGAACGGGCCTACCCGGACGGGATCGCCGGGCTGGCGAGCCGTACGGACGGCGCGCTGCTGGTCGGGCCGACCCCGGACAACCCGATCCGACGCGACGTCACCGACGGCCGGGACCGGGGCAGTCCGGTCTGGCGGCCGCTCTACCAGGACGGCCGGACGGTGCGGTTCGCCCAGACCCCGGCCGACCTCGACCTGCCCGGCGGACCGTGGGACCGGCCGCGCGTCGTCTACCTGCAGAACGGCAGCGACCCGGTCACCTGGTGGGAGCCCTCGCTGATCTGGCGCCGCCCGCAGTGGCTGGAGCAGCCCAGGGCCGCCGACGTGTCACCGACCATGCGCTGGTACCCGCTGGTCACCTTCTGGCAGGTCACCTGCGACCTGGCGGTGTCCAACGACGTCCCGGCCGGCTACGGCCACCGGTTCGGCACCCTGCCGGTGTACGCCTGGGCCAGGATCGCGCCGCCACCCGGCTGGACGGACGCGGACAGCGCCCGGCTGGACGCCCGGCTGCGGGCCGGTTCCTGA
- a CDS encoding Pr6Pr family membrane protein: MQDRVLNVLRLGFGLLAAVALGIQAHRSATLDLSMVNFFSYFTNLSNMAGVVVLLTAGTLGLLGRGRVPDLVRGAVALYLAVTGLVYLVALSDYDLGPLLPWVNGVLHRLMPLVLLGDWLIDPPRRPISRQRALRWLLFPLLYLSYTLIRGAVTDWYPYPFLDPRHPGGYGRVAVACTLVTLAFVGIGAALRWVGNRLGGAQATLGS, translated from the coding sequence GTGCAGGACCGGGTGCTCAACGTGCTGCGACTCGGCTTCGGTCTGCTGGCCGCCGTCGCGCTCGGGATCCAGGCGCACCGGAGCGCGACCCTCGACCTGTCGATGGTCAACTTCTTCAGTTACTTCACCAACCTGAGCAACATGGCCGGGGTGGTGGTGCTGCTGACCGCCGGCACGCTCGGGCTGCTCGGCCGGGGCCGGGTGCCCGACCTGGTGCGGGGCGCGGTGGCGCTCTACCTGGCCGTCACCGGGCTGGTCTACCTGGTCGCGCTGTCCGACTACGACCTCGGTCCGCTGCTGCCCTGGGTCAACGGCGTGCTGCACCGGCTGATGCCGCTGGTGCTGCTGGGCGACTGGCTGATCGACCCGCCCCGTCGCCCGATCAGCCGTCAGCGCGCCCTGCGCTGGCTGCTGTTCCCACTGCTCTACCTGTCGTACACGCTGATCCGGGGCGCGGTGACGGACTGGTACCCGTACCCCTTCCTCGACCCCCGGCACCCCGGCGGCTACGGCCGGGTCGCGGTGGCGTGCACGCTGGTCACGCTGGCGTTCGTGGGGATCGGCGCCGCCCTGCGGTGGGTGGGCAACCGGCTCGGTGGGGCGCAGGCGACATTGGGCAGTTGA
- a CDS encoding SDR family NAD(P)-dependent oxidoreductase, whose product MNRFEGRRVLITGAGSGIGQATVRRILAEGGLVVGADVAETGLAATRELAAADGTDGRLTTLTVDIGDEASVLAGVAQAVGTLGGLDALVNAAGILRSEHTDRTSLDLWNTILRVNLTGTFLMTREALPELLASGRGVVVNFSSTSASFAHPYMAAYAASKGGVQSFTHSLAVEYAQQGLRAVSVAPGSISSGMTDASGSSGQNRGPGIPADADMSLFAKLSPALRSGNGYGFAGPEAVAGVVAMLASDDGAFVTGTEIRIDGGTHA is encoded by the coding sequence ATGAACCGCTTCGAGGGCCGCCGCGTACTGATCACCGGCGCGGGCTCCGGCATCGGCCAGGCCACCGTCCGCCGCATCCTGGCCGAGGGCGGCCTGGTGGTCGGCGCCGACGTGGCCGAGACCGGCCTGGCCGCCACCCGCGAGCTGGCCGCCGCCGACGGCACCGACGGGCGGCTCACCACGCTGACCGTCGACATCGGCGACGAGGCCTCGGTGCTGGCCGGGGTGGCCCAGGCGGTCGGCACGCTGGGCGGCCTCGACGCCCTGGTCAACGCGGCCGGCATCCTGCGCTCGGAGCACACCGACCGCACCAGCCTGGACCTGTGGAACACCATCCTGCGGGTCAACCTGACGGGGACGTTCCTGATGACCCGTGAGGCGCTGCCCGAGCTGCTCGCCTCCGGGCGCGGCGTGGTGGTCAACTTCAGCTCCACCTCGGCGAGTTTCGCCCACCCGTACATGGCGGCGTACGCGGCCAGCAAGGGCGGCGTGCAGTCCTTCACGCACAGCCTGGCGGTCGAGTACGCCCAGCAGGGCCTGCGCGCGGTCTCGGTCGCGCCCGGCTCGATCAGCAGCGGCATGACCGACGCCTCCGGCAGCAGCGGCCAGAACCGCGGCCCCGGCATCCCGGCCGACGCCGACATGTCGCTGTTCGCCAAGCTCAGCCCGGCCCTGCGGTCCGGCAACGGGTACGGCTTCGCCGGTCCTGAGGCGGTGGCGGGCGTGGTCGCGATGCTCGCCTCGGACGACGGGGCGTTCGTCACCGGCACCGAGATCCGGATCGACGGCGGCACGCACGCCTGA
- a CDS encoding TetR family transcriptional regulator produces MSDQRPSLTERRKATTQQEIALAAARLFAEHGAAGCTAEAIARSAGVSLRTFYRYFRTKEDAVAPLFSGGVRHWVTELALSPPELSVPEALEHSARIALTPSAEYPATTFEWVRGLLRITPTEPDLLAVWHRVHHESELALAPVLGTLAGPGADPLELRLAAAAANTAMRVALETWAGTEQPPDRIAELGARCIRELTAGLRLWA; encoded by the coding sequence GTGTCAGACCAACGCCCCTCCCTCACCGAGCGCCGCAAGGCCACCACCCAGCAGGAGATCGCGCTCGCCGCCGCCCGGCTGTTCGCCGAGCACGGCGCGGCCGGCTGCACCGCCGAGGCGATCGCCCGCTCGGCCGGGGTCTCGCTGCGCACCTTCTACCGGTACTTCCGCACCAAGGAGGACGCGGTCGCGCCGCTGTTCTCCGGCGGGGTCAGGCACTGGGTCACCGAGCTGGCCCTCAGCCCGCCCGAACTCTCCGTCCCCGAGGCGCTGGAGCACTCCGCCCGGATCGCCCTCACCCCCTCCGCCGAGTACCCGGCCACCACCTTCGAGTGGGTCCGCGGCCTGCTCCGGATCACCCCCACCGAGCCCGACCTGCTCGCGGTCTGGCACCGGGTGCACCACGAGTCCGAGCTCGCCCTCGCCCCCGTGCTCGGCACCCTGGCCGGACCCGGCGCCGACCCGCTGGAGCTGCGGCTCGCCGCGGCGGCCGCCAACACCGCGATGCGGGTCGCGCTCGAGACCTGGGCCGGGACCGAGCAGCCGCCGGACCGGATCGCCGAGCTCGGCGCCCGGTGCATCCGGGAACTGACGGCGGGACTGCGCCTCTGGGCCTGA
- a CDS encoding universal stress protein, which translates to MDIRSPAGVVVGVDGSAHATLAADWAAQEAERRGCGLHLVYAVNTGTITLSPRSGAAVTDLILKNAQAVLDEALALVGAAHPTLRPTGDVVPRDAAAAVLTAAEHAELAVVGTRGHGGFASLLLGSVSLRVCAHAICPVVVVRVAPEQGKHVLVAIREERDAVALRFGARQAELAGLPLRALHTWSPVVADVTHAAPMLDELGEEAKLHAQLLSRTVDPVREEFPEVAIEAEDYSGPTAATLVEASKEAALLVIARHEPAPHFGLRLGTAVHAVLHHAHCPVAVVPLFTPSA; encoded by the coding sequence ATGGACATCCGATCCCCCGCAGGTGTGGTGGTCGGCGTGGACGGTTCCGCCCACGCCACGCTGGCGGCCGACTGGGCCGCTCAGGAGGCCGAACGGCGCGGCTGCGGTCTGCACCTGGTGTACGCCGTGAACACCGGGACGATCACCCTCTCGCCCCGCTCCGGCGCCGCCGTGACCGACCTGATCCTGAAGAACGCGCAGGCCGTCCTGGACGAGGCGCTCGCCCTGGTCGGCGCCGCCCACCCGACCCTGCGCCCGACCGGTGACGTGGTGCCGCGGGACGCCGCCGCCGCCGTGCTGACCGCCGCGGAGCACGCCGAACTGGCCGTGGTCGGCACCCGGGGCCACGGTGGTTTCGCCTCGCTGCTGCTCGGCTCGGTCAGCCTGCGGGTCTGCGCGCACGCGATCTGCCCGGTGGTGGTGGTCCGGGTCGCCCCGGAGCAGGGCAAGCACGTCCTGGTGGCGATCCGGGAGGAGCGGGACGCCGTCGCGCTGAGGTTCGGGGCGCGGCAGGCCGAGCTGGCCGGGCTGCCGCTGCGGGCCCTGCACACCTGGTCGCCGGTGGTCGCGGACGTCACCCATGCCGCCCCGATGCTGGACGAGTTGGGGGAGGAGGCCAAGCTGCACGCGCAGCTGCTGAGCCGCACCGTCGACCCGGTCCGGGAGGAGTTCCCGGAGGTGGCGATCGAGGCCGAGGACTACAGCGGCCCGACCGCCGCCACCCTGGTCGAGGCCTCCAAGGAGGCGGCCCTGCTGGTGATCGCCCGGCACGAGCCCGCCCCGCACTTCGGCCTGCGGCTGGGCACCGCCGTGCACGCGGTGCTGCACCACGCGCACTGCCCCGTGGCGGTGGTCCCGCTCTTCACGCCCAGCGCCTGA
- a CDS encoding bifunctional aspartate transaminase/aspartate 4-decarboxylase, whose product MSKPSISRDEIRRLAQLSPFELKGRFMELAEAYQADQPGQKGKSTSHMLNAGRGNPNWIATGPREAFLALGHFSLSESRRVWTADNLGGMPEQQGIAERYEKFTRAHPELPGIELLTASINLAVDRFGFDRDAWIHELADSTIGDNYPVPDRMLTHAEQLVRGYLQEELMDGKPPADQLDLFATEGGTAAMCYIFDSLMKNGILHKGDKIALMVPVFTPYIEIAELDTFDFEVVNVEASTFTETGVRGWRYPTEEVAKLEDPAVKLVCLVNPSNPPSLALSQRVADQIKQIVATKNPNLIVVTDDVYGTFVNGFRTIAADLPRNSLLVYSYSKHYGATGHRLGVIGLHKDNVIDEMIAKLPAEEKTRLNKRYGTLTLEPEKIRFIDRLVADSRQVALNHTAGLSLPQQVQMTLFSLFALLPEGKAYKAKVQEIVHQRLALLLEGSEMKISDDPQRAGYYIELDLLAEAERTVGPEFAEYLQKTYEPTEPLFRLAEQTGVVLLNGGGFDGPEWSVRVSLANLDDLDYLKIGHHLREIFQDYRTEWEQSKA is encoded by the coding sequence ATGAGCAAGCCTTCGATCAGCCGTGACGAGATCCGCCGACTGGCCCAGCTGAGCCCGTTCGAACTCAAGGGCAGATTCATGGAGTTGGCCGAGGCGTACCAGGCCGACCAGCCCGGGCAGAAGGGCAAGTCCACCTCGCACATGCTGAACGCCGGGCGTGGCAACCCGAACTGGATCGCCACCGGCCCGCGCGAGGCGTTCCTGGCGCTCGGTCACTTCTCGCTCTCCGAGAGCCGTCGGGTGTGGACCGCCGACAACCTGGGCGGCATGCCGGAGCAGCAGGGCATCGCCGAGCGCTACGAGAAGTTCACCCGCGCGCACCCCGAGCTGCCCGGTATCGAGCTGCTGACCGCCTCGATCAACCTGGCCGTGGACCGGTTCGGCTTCGACCGGGACGCCTGGATCCACGAGCTGGCCGACTCCACCATCGGTGACAACTACCCGGTCCCGGACCGGATGTTGACGCATGCCGAGCAGCTGGTGCGGGGCTACCTGCAGGAGGAGCTGATGGACGGCAAGCCGCCGGCCGACCAGCTCGACCTGTTCGCCACCGAGGGCGGCACGGCCGCGATGTGCTACATCTTCGACTCGCTGATGAAGAACGGCATCCTGCACAAGGGCGACAAGATCGCGCTGATGGTGCCGGTCTTCACCCCGTACATCGAGATCGCCGAGCTGGACACCTTCGACTTCGAGGTGGTCAACGTCGAGGCGTCCACCTTCACCGAGACCGGGGTGCGCGGCTGGCGCTACCCGACCGAGGAGGTGGCCAAGCTGGAGGACCCGGCGGTCAAGCTGGTCTGCCTGGTCAACCCCTCCAACCCGCCGTCGCTGGCGCTCTCCCAGCGGGTCGCCGACCAGATCAAGCAGATCGTGGCGACCAAGAACCCGAACCTGATCGTGGTCACCGACGACGTGTACGGCACCTTCGTGAACGGCTTCCGCACCATCGCCGCCGACCTGCCGCGCAACAGCCTGCTGGTGTACTCGTACTCCAAGCACTACGGCGCCACCGGCCACCGTCTGGGCGTGATCGGCCTGCACAAGGACAACGTGATCGACGAGATGATCGCGAAGCTCCCGGCCGAGGAGAAGACCCGGCTGAACAAGCGGTACGGCACCCTCACCCTGGAGCCGGAGAAGATCCGCTTCATCGACCGGCTGGTGGCCGACTCCCGGCAGGTGGCGCTCAACCACACCGCCGGGCTGAGCCTGCCGCAGCAGGTGCAGATGACGCTGTTCTCGCTGTTCGCGCTGCTGCCGGAGGGCAAGGCGTACAAGGCCAAGGTGCAGGAGATCGTGCACCAGCGGCTGGCGCTGCTGCTCGAGGGCTCCGAGATGAAGATCTCCGACGATCCGCAACGGGCCGGGTACTACATCGAGTTGGACCTGCTGGCGGAGGCCGAGCGGACGGTGGGCCCGGAGTTCGCCGAGTACCTGCAGAAGACCTACGAGCCGACCGAGCCGCTGTTCCGGCTGGCCGAGCAGACCGGGGTGGTGCTGCTGAACGGCGGCGGTTTCGACGGCCCCGAGTGGTCGGTCCGGGTCTCGCTGGCCAACCTGGACGACCTGGACTACCTGAAGATCGGCCACCACCTGCGGGAGATCTTCCAGGACTACCGCACGGAATGGGAGCAGTCCAAGGCCTGA
- the aspT gene encoding aspartate-alanine antiporter has protein sequence MDWITDHVFKPYPELLIFLTIAIGFLVGKIRYKAIGLGAVTGCLVAGLFTGWVTDVSVNGTVKSVFFIMFLFALGYKVGPQFFRGLKKDGLPQVTVAVVVCVTGLLVCWGFAEMLGYGPGLGAGLLGGALTQSAVIGVAQDAIGNIQGLSPDQITEQQNLVPVAYAVTYPLGTILCAVLLANIAPRLLKSNLAEDSRALAIELDAPEGNPDLAEGYYEVVLRAFTVAGNGLVGRTIDDIESQQREQGRRIYLTRVRRAGQILDHTQQTVIQQGDVVAVSALRHDLVDFDPVRQIGPESDDAGLLSYQTENLHVVVSHKEHLGKTVAQIRREPFMVGVFIDKVYRSGAEFPYRLSTELERGDTLVLTGPKRLVDPATQALGKSVPTSFATDMIWVGLGIFLGGCIGIPSLTAGGVPISLSTSGGALIMGLVFGWIRGKYPTYGNVPPGAQWFMDTFGLCAFVGIVGINAGPSFSSGLSQAGWGLLVWGAVATVIPLIVGLLVGHFVFKIRTPILMGVVAGSQTTTAAIGAINEEARSQIPTLGYTIPYAAGNVLLTIWGAIIVALLG, from the coding sequence ATGGATTGGATCACCGATCATGTCTTCAAGCCCTATCCGGAACTACTGATCTTCCTGACCATCGCGATCGGCTTCCTGGTCGGCAAGATCCGCTACAAGGCCATCGGCCTCGGCGCGGTGACGGGCTGTCTGGTCGCCGGGCTGTTCACCGGCTGGGTCACCGACGTGAGCGTCAACGGCACGGTGAAGTCGGTCTTCTTCATCATGTTCCTGTTCGCACTCGGCTACAAGGTCGGTCCCCAGTTCTTCCGGGGTCTCAAGAAGGACGGTCTGCCGCAGGTCACCGTCGCCGTGGTGGTCTGTGTTACCGGCCTGCTGGTCTGCTGGGGGTTCGCCGAGATGCTCGGCTACGGCCCCGGCCTCGGCGCCGGCCTGCTGGGCGGCGCGCTGACCCAGTCCGCGGTGATCGGTGTCGCGCAGGACGCGATCGGCAACATCCAGGGCCTGAGCCCGGATCAGATCACCGAACAGCAGAACCTGGTGCCGGTCGCGTACGCCGTCACCTACCCGCTCGGCACCATCCTGTGCGCGGTGCTGCTGGCCAACATCGCGCCCCGGCTGCTGAAGAGCAATCTGGCGGAGGATTCCAGGGCGCTGGCCATCGAGCTGGACGCCCCGGAGGGCAACCCGGACCTGGCCGAGGGCTACTACGAGGTGGTGCTGCGCGCCTTCACCGTCGCGGGCAACGGCCTGGTCGGCCGGACCATCGACGACATCGAGTCACAGCAGCGCGAGCAGGGCCGCCGGATCTACCTGACCCGGGTCCGCCGGGCCGGCCAGATCCTGGACCACACCCAGCAGACCGTGATCCAGCAGGGCGACGTGGTCGCGGTCAGCGCACTGCGGCATGACCTGGTGGACTTCGACCCGGTCCGGCAGATCGGCCCGGAGTCGGACGACGCGGGGCTGCTCAGCTACCAGACCGAGAACCTGCACGTGGTGGTCTCCCACAAGGAGCACCTGGGCAAGACGGTGGCGCAGATCCGCCGCGAGCCGTTCATGGTGGGCGTCTTCATCGACAAGGTCTACCGCTCCGGCGCGGAGTTCCCGTACCGGCTCTCCACCGAGCTGGAGCGCGGCGACACCCTGGTGCTGACCGGCCCCAAGCGGCTGGTCGACCCGGCCACCCAGGCGCTCGGCAAGTCGGTGCCGACCAGCTTCGCCACCGACATGATCTGGGTCGGCCTGGGCATCTTCCTCGGCGGCTGCATCGGCATCCCGTCGCTGACCGCGGGCGGGGTGCCGATCTCGCTCTCCACCTCCGGCGGCGCGCTGATCATGGGTCTGGTCTTCGGCTGGATCCGCGGCAAGTACCCGACCTACGGCAACGTGCCGCCCGGCGCGCAGTGGTTCATGGACACCTTCGGGCTGTGCGCCTTCGTCGGCATCGTCGGCATCAACGCCGGGCCGAGCTTCAGCAGCGGTCTCTCCCAGGCGGGTTGGGGCCTGCTGGTGTGGGGTGCGGTGGCCACCGTGATCCCGCTGATCGTCGGTCTGCTGGTCGGGCACTTCGTCTTCAAGATCAGGACGCCGATCCTGATGGGCGTGGTGGCCGGGTCGCAGACCACCACCGCCGCGATCGGCGCGATCAACGAAGAGGCCAGGAGCCAGATCCCGACGCTCGGTTACACCATCCCGTACGCGGCAGGCAACGTCCTGCTGACCATCTGGGGCGCCATCATCGTCGCCCTGCTCGGCTAG